A single region of the Deferrivibrio essentukiensis genome encodes:
- a CDS encoding lytic murein transglycosylase: LSKNGWDYGKPKAVVVKNVNSAITTYTKISFLRKRGVIFPFNIKRGEVKINKIGQDYWATFKNFDVLRKYNPSDNYALSVLLLSKMVK, encoded by the coding sequence TTTAAGTAAAAATGGCTGGGATTATGGCAAACCTAAGGCTGTTGTGGTGAAAAATGTAAACAGCGCTATTACTACTTATACAAAAATATCGTTTTTAAGAAAAAGAGGTGTGATTTTTCCTTTTAATATCAAACGGGGTGAGGTTAAAATAAACAAAATCGGTCAGGATTATTGGGCAACTTTTAAAAATTTTGACGTGCTTAGAAAGTATAATCCAAGTGACAATTATGCGCTATCTGTCTTACTGCTTTCTAAAATGGTAAAGTGA